In Fusobacterium canifelinum, a genomic segment contains:
- a CDS encoding inorganic diphosphatase, translating to MLKDIEKYIFYLNKEVLVKVDRKLGEKHPNFDFIYPVNYGYIPNTLSEDNEEIDAYILGIFYPLDEFQGICKGIVCRYNDNENKLIVLPKDKEYSIEQMEALLEFQERFFEHRIIIK from the coding sequence ATGTTAAAAGATATAGAAAAATATATATTTTATCTTAATAAAGAAGTTTTAGTTAAAGTTGACAGAAAATTAGGAGAAAAACATCCAAACTTTGATTTTATATATCCAGTTAACTATGGCTACATTCCTAATACTTTAAGTGAAGATAATGAAGAAATAGATGCTTATATTTTAGGAATTTTTTATCCTCTTGATGAGTTTCAAGGAATTTGTAAGGGAATTGTTTGTAGGTATAATGATAATGAAAATAAATTAATTGTACTTCCAAAAGATAAAGAATACTCAATAGAACAAATGGAAGCTTTATTGGAATTTCAAGAAAGATTTTTTGAACATAGAATAATTATAAAATAG
- a CDS encoding FAD-dependent oxidoreductase encodes MKKLYDLSLIKRNNVAENTIELIFTKPSDYNFKIGQYTFLDVSNKAENKIATTRALSIASHPDEDVLRFVMRISDSDFKTRCLEIKKGEPATVTQATGSFGFKFSNKEIVFLISGIGIAPIIPMLMELEKINYQGKVNLFYSNRTLAKTTYHEKLQDFNIKNYNYNPVFTGIQPRININLLKEKLDDIYNAYYYIIGTGEFIKTMKTLLEENHIDKKYYLVDNFG; translated from the coding sequence ATGAAAAAATTATATGATTTAAGTTTAATCAAAAGAAATAATGTAGCAGAGAATACAATTGAATTAATTTTCACTAAACCAAGTGACTATAATTTTAAAATAGGACAATATACATTTTTAGATGTTAGTAATAAAGCAGAAAATAAAATTGCTACTACTAGAGCTCTATCTATAGCTTCTCATCCAGATGAAGATGTTTTAAGATTTGTTATGAGAATAAGTGATAGTGACTTTAAAACTAGATGTTTGGAGATAAAAAAAGGTGAACCTGCAACTGTTACTCAAGCAACTGGAAGTTTCGGTTTTAAATTTTCTAATAAAGAAATTGTATTTTTAATTTCTGGTATAGGTATTGCTCCAATTATACCAATGCTTATGGAGCTTGAAAAAATAAATTATCAAGGTAAAGTGAATTTGTTTTACTCAAATAGAACTTTAGCAAAAACTACTTATCATGAAAAATTACAAGATTTTAATATTAAAAATTATAATTATAACCCTGTTTTTACTGGTATTCAACCTAGAATAAACATAAATTTGTTAAAAGAAAAGTTAGATGATATCTATAATGCCTACTACTATATTATAGGTACAGGTGAATTTATTAAAACTATGAAGACACTTTTAGAAGAAAATCATATTGATAAAAAATATTATCTAGTTGATAATTTTGGATAA
- a CDS encoding glutaredoxin family protein, whose product MIKVYGKENCSKCTSLKGILTDRNIEFEYIEDMKTLMIVASKARIMSAPVIEYNDNVYTMEAFLKVI is encoded by the coding sequence ATGATAAAAGTTTATGGAAAAGAAAATTGTAGTAAATGTACATCTTTGAAAGGAATATTAACAGACAGAAATATTGAATTTGAATATATTGAAGATATGAAAACACTTATGATAGTAGCAAGTAAAGCAAGAATAATGAGTGCACCAGTGATAGAATACAATGATAATGTATACACAATGGAAGCCTTTTTAAAGGTGATTTAA
- a CDS encoding ribonucleoside-diphosphate reductase subunit alpha: MSMERRKVINRDNIVEDLNIEKIREKLLRACDGLEVNMVELESNIDSIYEENITTQKIQASLINTAVTMTTFEESDWSYVAGRLLMMEAEREVFHSRGFSYGDFSKTIRKMIELGLYDERLLSYTEEELNQIAQLIDINRDMVYDYAGANMLVNRYLIKHDGKTYELPQETFMAISMMLALNEKEGETRVEIVKEFYNALSLRKLSLATPILANLRIPDGNLSSCFITAIDDNIESIFYNIDSIARISKNGGGVGVNVSRIRAKGSMVNGYYNASGGVVPWIRIINDTAVAVNQQGRRAGAVTVALDTWHLDIETFLELQTENGDQRGKAYDIYPQVVCSNLFMKRVKNNETWTLLDPYEIRKKYGIELCELYGYEFENLYEKIENDPNIKLKKVLSAKELFKSIMKTQLETGMPYIFFKDRANEVNHNSHMGMIGNGNLCMESFSNFKPTINFVEEEDGNTSIRRSEMGEIHTCNLISINLAELTSEELEKHVALAVRALDNTIDLTVTPLKESNKHNLLYRTIGVGAMGLADYLAREYMIYEESINEINELFERIALYSIKASALLAKDRGAYKAFKGSKWDQGIFYGKKREWYDTNSKFKDEWNEAFYLVETNGLRNGELTAIAPNTSTSLLMGSTASVTPTFSRFFIEKNQRGAIPRTVKHLKDRAWFYPEFKNVNPISYVKIMAKIGSWVTQGVSMEMVFDLNKDIKAKDIYDTLITAWEEGCKSVYYIRTIQKNTNNISDKEECESCSG; this comes from the coding sequence ATGTCAATGGAGAGAAGAAAGGTTATCAATAGAGATAACATAGTTGAAGACTTAAATATTGAAAAGATAAGAGAAAAACTTTTAAGAGCTTGTGATGGTTTAGAAGTAAATATGGTTGAGCTTGAAAGTAATATAGACTCAATCTATGAAGAAAATATTACAACTCAAAAGATACAAGCATCTTTAATAAATACAGCAGTTACAATGACAACATTTGAAGAAAGTGATTGGTCTTATGTTGCAGGAAGATTACTTATGATGGAAGCAGAAAGAGAGGTTTTCCATTCAAGAGGATTTTCTTATGGAGATTTTTCTAAAACAATAAGAAAAATGATTGAACTTGGACTTTATGATGAAAGATTACTTTCATATACAGAAGAAGAATTAAATCAAATTGCACAGTTAATTGATATCAATAGAGATATGGTTTATGACTATGCTGGTGCAAATATGTTAGTTAATAGATATTTAATCAAACATGATGGAAAAACTTATGAACTACCTCAAGAAACATTTATGGCTATATCTATGATGTTAGCATTAAATGAAAAAGAGGGAGAAACAAGAGTAGAGATTGTAAAAGAATTCTATAATGCACTATCTCTTAGAAAATTATCACTAGCAACACCAATACTTGCTAATTTAAGAATACCTGATGGGAACTTATCATCTTGCTTTATAACTGCAATAGATGATAATATAGAATCTATTTTCTATAATATTGACTCAATAGCAAGAATCAGTAAAAATGGTGGTGGAGTAGGAGTAAATGTTTCAAGAATAAGAGCAAAAGGTTCTATGGTAAATGGATACTACAACGCAAGTGGTGGAGTTGTTCCTTGGATAAGAATAATAAATGATACAGCAGTTGCAGTAAATCAACAAGGTAGAAGAGCTGGAGCAGTAACAGTTGCACTTGATACATGGCATTTGGATATAGAAACTTTCTTAGAGCTTCAAACAGAAAATGGAGACCAAAGAGGAAAGGCTTATGACATTTATCCACAAGTTGTATGTTCAAACTTATTTATGAAAAGAGTAAAAAATAATGAGACTTGGACTTTACTTGATCCATATGAAATAAGAAAAAAATATGGAATTGAACTTTGTGAGCTTTATGGCTATGAATTTGAAAATTTATATGAAAAGATAGAGAATGATCCTAACATAAAGTTAAAAAAGGTTTTAAGTGCCAAAGAGCTATTTAAAAGCATAATGAAAACTCAATTAGAAACAGGTATGCCATATATCTTCTTTAAAGATAGAGCAAATGAAGTAAACCATAATTCTCATATGGGAATGATAGGGAATGGAAATTTATGTATGGAAAGTTTCTCAAACTTCAAGCCAACTATAAATTTTGTTGAAGAAGAAGATGGAAACACATCTATAAGAAGAAGTGAAATGGGAGAAATTCACACTTGTAATTTGATTTCTATAAACTTGGCAGAACTTACTTCTGAAGAATTAGAAAAACATGTTGCCTTAGCTGTAAGAGCTTTGGATAATACAATAGATTTAACAGTAACACCATTAAAAGAATCAAATAAACATAACTTACTATATAGAACAATAGGTGTAGGAGCTATGGGACTTGCTGACTATTTGGCAAGAGAATATATGATCTATGAAGAGTCTATCAATGAAATTAATGAGTTATTTGAAAGAATAGCACTTTATTCAATAAAGGCTTCTGCATTATTAGCAAAAGATAGAGGAGCATATAAGGCTTTTAAAGGTTCTAAATGGGATCAAGGAATATTCTATGGTAAGAAAAGAGAATGGTATGACACTAACTCTAAATTTAAAGATGAATGGAATGAAGCCTTTTATTTAGTTGAAACTAATGGATTAAGAAATGGAGAGCTAACAGCAATAGCACCTAATACATCAACATCTTTACTTATGGGTTCAACTGCATCTGTAACTCCAACATTTTCAAGATTTTTCATTGAAAAGAACCAAAGAGGAGCAATACCTAGAACAGTTAAACATTTAAAAGATAGAGCTTGGTTCTATCCTGAATTTAAAAATGTAAATCCTATTAGTTATGTAAAAATAATGGCAAAAATAGGTTCTTGGGTAACACAAGGTGTATCTATGGAAATGGTGTTTGACTTAAATAAAGATATTAAAGCTAAAGATATATATGACACTTTAATTACTGCTTGGGAAGAAGGATGTAAGAGTGTCTACTATATAAGAACAATACAAAAGAATACAAATAATATCTCAGATAAAGAGGAGTGTGAAAGCTGTAGTGGATAG
- a CDS encoding ribonucleotide-diphosphate reductase subunit beta, which yields MDRKKLFNPEGDDTLNARMIIKGNSTNLFNLNNVRYQWANQLYRTMMANFWIPEKVDLTQDKNDYENLTVPEREAYDGILSFLIFLDSIQTNNIPNISDHVTAPEVNLLLAIQTFQEAIHSQSYQYIIESILPKQSRDLIYDKWRDDKILFERNSFIAKIYQDFIDEDSDENFAKVIIANYLLESLYFYNGFNFFYLLASRNKMVGTSDIIRLINRDELSHVVLFRSMVKEIKNDFPNFFSAETIYSMFKTAVEQEITWTEHIIGNRVLGITSQTTEAYTKWLANERLKSLGLEPLFSGFNKNPYKHLERFADTEGEGNVKSNFFEGTVTSYNMSSSIDGWEDF from the coding sequence GTGGATAGAAAGAAATTATTTAATCCAGAAGGTGATGATACATTAAATGCAAGAATGATAATAAAAGGTAATTCAACTAACCTTTTTAACTTAAATAATGTTAGATACCAATGGGCTAATCAATTATATAGAACTATGATGGCAAATTTTTGGATACCAGAAAAAGTTGACTTAACACAAGATAAGAATGATTATGAAAATTTAACTGTGCCTGAAAGAGAAGCTTATGATGGAATATTATCATTTTTGATATTTTTGGATAGTATACAAACTAACAATATCCCTAATATTTCAGACCATGTAACAGCACCGGAAGTGAATTTATTACTGGCTATACAAACTTTCCAAGAGGCTATACATTCTCAATCTTATCAATATATAATAGAATCTATACTTCCAAAACAAAGTAGAGATTTAATCTATGATAAATGGAGAGATGATAAGATTTTATTTGAAAGAAATAGTTTTATTGCAAAGATATATCAAGATTTTATAGATGAAGATTCTGATGAAAATTTTGCTAAGGTTATAATAGCAAACTACTTACTAGAATCATTATACTTCTATAATGGTTTTAACTTCTTCTATTTGCTTGCAAGTAGAAATAAGATGGTAGGAACTTCTGATATTATTAGACTTATTAATAGAGATGAACTGTCACATGTTGTACTTTTTAGAAGTATGGTTAAAGAAATAAAAAATGATTTCCCTAATTTCTTCTCAGCTGAAACAATATATTCTATGTTTAAAACAGCTGTTGAACAAGAAATTACTTGGACAGAACATATAATTGGAAATAGAGTATTGGGAATAACTTCTCAAACAACAGAAGCCTATACAAAATGGCTTGCAAATGAAAGATTAAAATCATTAGGTTTAGAACCTCTATTCTCTGGTTTCAATAAAAATCCATATAAACACTTAGAAAGATTTGCTGATACTGAAGGAGAAGGAAATGTAAAATCTAACTTCTTTGAAGGAACAGTTACTAGCTACAATATGAGTTCTTCTATTGATGGTTGGGAAGATTTTTAA
- a CDS encoding GNAT family N-acetyltransferase, protein MEKIILVKPDLSYADEIIKYKEESLAESPLINGSAGLDRLSSIEDWLEELNKRSCEDTVPKGLVPSSTYLGIREKDNYIVGMIDIRHYLNEYLTQVGGNIGYSVRKSERNKGYAKQMLKLALEKCKELKIKKVLITCDEDNIASEKVILSANAKFEDTRCIDGKNIKRFWIEL, encoded by the coding sequence ATGGAAAAAATTATTTTAGTAAAACCTGATTTATCTTATGCAGACGAAATTATAAAATACAAAGAAGAATCCTTAGCAGAAAGCCCTCTTATAAATGGTTCAGCTGGTTTAGATAGACTTTCTTCCATTGAAGATTGGCTTGAAGAATTAAACAAGAGAAGTTGTGAAGACACTGTTCCTAAAGGACTTGTTCCTTCATCAACATATTTAGGAATAAGAGAAAAAGATAATTATATTGTTGGAATGATTGATATTAGACATTACTTAAACGAATATTTAACTCAGGTTGGTGGAAATATTGGATATAGTGTTAGAAAAAGTGAAAGAAATAAGGGGTACGCTAAACAAATGTTAAAACTTGCCTTAGAGAAATGTAAGGAGTTAAAAATAAAAAAAGTCCTTATCACTTGTGATGAAGATAATATTGCCAGTGAAAAAGTTATTTTATCAGCTAATGCCAAATTTGAAGATACTAGATGTATTGATGGTAAAAATATAAAAAGATTTTGGATTGAATTATAA
- a CDS encoding thioredoxin family protein, whose protein sequence is MEKIKTYGNLLEKIKNEEKFLLYIKSEGCSVCEADFPKVKEITDKNNYTSYYIQADEMAEAVGQLNLYTVPVVILFYNGKEIHRQARIIDFSELDYRIKQIL, encoded by the coding sequence ATGGAAAAGATTAAAACTTATGGTAATTTATTAGAGAAAATAAAAAATGAAGAAAAATTTTTATTATATATAAAAAGTGAAGGTTGTTCTGTTTGTGAGGCAGATTTTCCAAAGGTTAAAGAAATAACAGATAAAAATAATTATACTTCTTACTATATCCAAGCTGATGAAATGGCTGAGGCAGTGGGACAATTAAACCTATATACAGTACCTGTTGTTATCTTATTTTACAATGGAAAAGAAATTCATAGACAAGCTAGAATTATTGATTTTTCTGAATTAGATTATAGAATAAAACAAATTTTATAA
- a CDS encoding flavin reductase family protein, producing MRKNFSKKTVLLPLPVYIIGTYDENEKANAMNLAWGVQCGYHEVSLSIAREHKTMKNILLKKEFTISLATKSTKDIADYFGIVSGNKVDKIEKSGVHIVKSENIDAPIIEEFPLTLECKVIDIQEELGDYRVVAEIVNTLVDESVLNEKGEIDVDKLELITFDSITNSYRILGEKVGQAFKDGAKIK from the coding sequence ATGAGAAAAAATTTTAGTAAAAAGACAGTATTATTACCTTTACCAGTATATATTATAGGGACTTATGATGAAAATGAAAAAGCTAATGCTATGAATTTAGCTTGGGGAGTACAATGTGGCTATCATGAGGTTTCGTTGAGCATAGCAAGAGAACATAAGACAATGAAAAATATTTTATTAAAGAAAGAATTTACAATAAGTTTAGCAACTAAATCTACAAAAGATATTGCAGATTATTTTGGAATAGTGTCAGGAAACAAAGTTGATAAAATAGAAAAATCAGGAGTACATATAGTAAAAAGTGAAAATATTGATGCCCCAATAATAGAAGAATTTCCATTGACACTTGAATGTAAAGTTATAGATATTCAAGAAGAATTAGGAGATTATAGAGTAGTTGCAGAAATTGTAAATACATTAGTAGATGAATCTGTCTTAAATGAAAAAGGTGAAATAGATGTAGATAAATTAGAACTTATAACTTTTGATTCAATAACAAATTCTTATCGTATACTTGGAGAAAAGGTTGGACAAGCATTTAAAGATGGAGCAAAAATAAAATAG
- a CDS encoding pyridoxamine 5'-phosphate oxidase family protein — protein MEAKKEFLRMINECVEIALATSIHDFPNVRIVNYYYDEKNNVMYFATYTGREKISEFWKNNNISFTTIPMNRGKREHIRARGHVRESKKSILDLREEFSNKMADFAEIIDKYSKDLKVYEIRFSEVTVTLDSRYYEKVSL, from the coding sequence ATGGAAGCAAAAAAAGAGTTTTTAAGGATGATAAATGAATGTGTAGAAATAGCTTTAGCAACAAGTATTCATGATTTTCCTAATGTTAGAATAGTGAATTATTACTATGATGAAAAAAATAATGTTATGTACTTTGCAACTTACACTGGTAGAGAAAAAATAAGTGAATTTTGGAAAAATAACAATATTTCATTTACAACTATACCTATGAATAGAGGAAAAAGAGAACATATAAGAGCAAGAGGACATGTAAGAGAAAGTAAAAAGTCTATATTGGATTTAAGAGAAGAATTTTCTAATAAAATGGCAGATTTTGCTGAAATTATAGATAAGTATTCTAAGGATTTAAAAGTATATGAAATTAGATTTTCAGAAGTTACAGTAACTCTTGATAGTAGATACTATGAAAAAGTAAGTTTATAA
- the putP gene encoding sodium/proline symporter PutP, whose protein sequence is MASYEIFITFGIYLIFLMSIGVYFYSKTTTHESYVLGERGVGYWVTAMSAQASDMSGWLLLGLPGAVYTSGLTEIWVVIGLALGTYLNWKFVAPALRIQTEKYDSLTIPSFISQKLNDNKGYIRTFSAIVILFFFTIYSASGLVASGKLFDSLLGIDYKWGVLIGGGTIIVYTFLGGYLATCWTDFFQGCLMFFAIMVVPVVAYFNGGGIDGISSAMEAKSISLNVFKYSKVLSLPVIISGLGWGLGYFGQPHIIVRFMSINSADELWKSRLIAMIWVFISLLGAIAVGITGIGVFTDVSQMGGDAEKVFIFLIHKLFNPWMAGILFAAILSAIMSTISSQLLVSSNTLTEDFYKYIVKREKSHKEMIWVGRICVIVIFAIASILAMNPSSKVLELVSYAWAGFGGVFSPVILFTLYKKNLHWKTVLVSMIIATITVIAWKTSGLGNVIYEIVPSFVINCVSIYLLEKFRVFEAKKVEVLVK, encoded by the coding sequence ATGGCAAGTTATGAGATTTTTATTACATTTGGGATTTATTTAATATTTTTAATGTCAATAGGGGTGTATTTTTATTCCAAAACCACTACTCACGAATCTTATGTTCTAGGGGAAAGAGGTGTTGGATATTGGGTAACAGCAATGTCTGCACAAGCAAGTGATATGAGTGGTTGGCTACTTTTAGGACTACCAGGTGCAGTATATACAAGTGGACTTACAGAAATTTGGGTTGTAATTGGTCTAGCACTAGGAACTTATCTTAACTGGAAATTTGTTGCACCAGCTTTAAGAATACAGACAGAAAAATATGACTCACTTACTATTCCTTCATTTATTTCACAAAAATTGAATGATAATAAGGGTTATATAAGAACATTTTCTGCAATAGTAATTTTATTCTTCTTTACTATTTATTCAGCTTCAGGTTTAGTAGCAAGTGGTAAACTTTTTGATTCGTTACTTGGAATAGATTATAAATGGGGAGTTTTAATAGGTGGAGGAACAATAATTGTCTATACATTCTTAGGAGGATATTTAGCAACTTGTTGGACAGATTTTTTTCAAGGATGTTTAATGTTCTTTGCAATAATGGTTGTACCAGTGGTAGCATATTTTAATGGTGGAGGAATAGATGGAATCAGTTCTGCAATGGAAGCTAAGAGTATTTCTTTAAATGTTTTTAAATATTCTAAAGTTTTAAGCCTACCAGTTATTATATCAGGTTTAGGTTGGGGGCTTGGATATTTTGGACAACCTCATATAATTGTTAGATTTATGAGTATTAATAGTGCAGATGAGTTATGGAAATCAAGACTTATAGCTATGATTTGGGTATTTATTTCTCTTTTAGGAGCAATAGCAGTTGGTATTACAGGAATAGGAGTTTTCACAGATGTTTCTCAAATGGGTGGAGATGCTGAAAAGGTATTTATATTCTTAATTCATAAGTTATTCAATCCTTGGATGGCAGGAATATTGTTTGCAGCGATTTTATCTGCAATAATGTCAACAATATCTTCTCAACTTTTAGTATCATCAAATACTTTAACAGAAGATTTTTATAAGTATATAGTTAAAAGAGAAAAATCTCATAAAGAAATGATTTGGGTAGGAAGAATTTGTGTTATTGTTATCTTTGCAATAGCAAGTATTTTGGCAATGAATCCAAGTTCTAAGGTTTTGGAATTAGTTTCTTATGCTTGGGCAGGTTTTGGAGGAGTATTCTCACCAGTTATTCTATTTACATTATATAAGAAGAATTTACATTGGAAAACTGTTTTAGTTTCTATGATAATAGCAACAATAACTGTTATAGCTTGGAAAACAAGTGGTCTAGGAAATGTAATTTATGAAATAGTACCATCATTTGTAATTAACTGTGTTTCTATTTATTTATTAGAAAAATTTAGAGTGTTTGAAGCTAAAAAAGTGGAAGTATTAGTGAAATAA
- a CDS encoding S66 family peptidase: MEKKVIGVYAPANAAHIWFEEKYLFAKKQLENMGFKIVEGNLVKNKIYQGYRTASAKERAEEMMNLVKNKDIDIMMPVIGGYNSGSLLPYLDFDEIEKSKKKFFGYSDITAIQMAILKETNLKPIYGGSLIPTFGEYEGISPFLKNTLNNLFFKKSYSLEEPEFYSNKLLNAFTDEWKTKKREYTKNEGWKILNEGEIEGEVIIANIDTLVSLLATEYIPTFRNKILILEEMNATIDLEERNLNTLKMSGIFEGVKGLIFGKPEVYNNKNSNLEYIDIIKEVIGKRDYPIIYNFDCGHTIPSLIISQDSLLYLKANNKEGVELKILENSFIDNF; encoded by the coding sequence ATGGAAAAGAAAGTCATAGGTGTATATGCACCAGCAAATGCTGCACATATATGGTTTGAAGAAAAATATTTATTTGCAAAGAAACAACTTGAAAATATGGGTTTTAAAATAGTAGAAGGAAATTTAGTGAAAAATAAAATATATCAAGGTTATAGAACTGCTTCTGCAAAGGAAAGAGCAGAGGAAATGATGAATCTTGTAAAAAATAAAGATATAGATATTATGATGCCTGTGATAGGAGGCTATAATTCAGGAAGTCTATTACCATATTTAGATTTTGATGAAATTGAAAAAAGTAAAAAGAAATTTTTTGGATATAGTGATATAACTGCTATTCAAATGGCAATTTTAAAAGAGACTAATTTAAAACCAATCTATGGAGGAAGTTTAATACCTACTTTTGGTGAGTATGAGGGTATATCCCCATTTTTAAAAAATACTTTGAATAATTTGTTCTTTAAAAAGTCTTATTCTTTGGAAGAACCAGAATTTTATTCTAATAAATTGTTAAATGCTTTTACTGATGAATGGAAAACAAAAAAGAGAGAGTATACAAAAAATGAAGGTTGGAAAATTTTAAATGAGGGTGAAATTGAAGGGGAAGTTATTATTGCCAATATAGATACTTTAGTGTCACTTCTTGCTACTGAATATATTCCAACTTTTAGAAATAAAATATTAATTCTAGAAGAAATGAATGCTACAATAGATTTGGAAGAAAGAAACTTAAATACTTTAAAAATGAGTGGAATTTTTGAAGGTGTAAAAGGGCTTATCTTTGGAAAACCAGAAGTATATAACAATAAAAACTCAAATCTTGAATATATAGATATTATTAAGGAAGTAATAGGAAAAAGAGATTATCCTATTATTTATAACTTTGATTGTGGGCATACCATCCCGAGTCTTATAATTTCACAAGATAGTTTGTTATATTTAAAAGCAAATAATAAAGAAGGAGTGGAATTAAAGATATTAGAAAATTCATTTATTGATAACTTTTAA
- a CDS encoding MarR family winged helix-turn-helix transcriptional regulator, with product MKNRLSYAVIETIYRSSSLLSVELGKIFREYNLTGTEFGILEAIYSLGPQTIQTIANRILLTSGGMTYTKKQMIKKNLVYEKPCEEDKRISYIYLTNEGKNLIVKVLEKHDNHLDKLLEKLSIDEKRQIAKLLRKIYK from the coding sequence GTGAAAAATAGATTAAGTTATGCAGTAATAGAAACTATATATAGAAGCTCAAGTTTATTGAGTGTAGAGTTAGGAAAAATTTTTAGAGAATATAATTTAACTGGGACAGAGTTTGGAATATTAGAAGCAATTTATTCTTTAGGACCTCAGACTATACAAACAATAGCTAATAGAATACTACTTACAAGTGGAGGAATGACCTATACTAAAAAACAAATGATAAAAAAAAATTTAGTCTATGAGAAACCTTGTGAGGAAGATAAAAGAATTTCATACATATATTTAACAAATGAAGGAAAAAATTTGATAGTTAAAGTTTTAGAAAAACATGATAACCACTTAGATAAGTTATTAGAAAAACTATCAATAGATGAAAAAAGACAAATAGCAAAATTATTAAGAAAAATTTACAAGTAG
- a CDS encoding pirin family protein — protein MNNYRPIERVFKGLGTHWVGDGFLVNQYFPKGQERGFAERFSPFLLMDYNEPYYFEATDNLVGVGAHPHRGFETVTIALAGKVEHHDNKGNHGVIEAGDIQWMTAGSGILHKEYHEREYSKKGRVFHMIQLWVDLPREYKMTNPRYQTLLKGDMGKVILENNIGEIDVYAGEVKGVKGPAKTFSPINMYKLTLNQTGKVELNEPVNFNTGALVVSGSIKVNEEKILEQGEFILFENKEGTINFEALSEEAMMVVLSGEPLNQPVVAYGPFVMTTEEDIIQANIDFQQGLFGTSKF, from the coding sequence ATGAATAATTATAGACCAATAGAAAGAGTATTTAAAGGATTAGGAACACATTGGGTAGGAGATGGTTTTTTAGTAAATCAATATTTTCCAAAAGGACAGGAAAGAGGTTTTGCTGAAAGATTTTCACCATTTCTTTTAATGGATTACAATGAACCATATTATTTTGAAGCAACAGATAATCTAGTTGGAGTAGGAGCTCATCCTCATAGAGGGTTCGAAACAGTAACTATTGCCTTGGCAGGAAAGGTTGAACATCATGATAATAAGGGAAATCATGGAGTTATAGAAGCAGGGGATATACAATGGATGACAGCAGGTTCTGGTATTTTACATAAAGAATATCATGAAAGAGAATACTCTAAAAAAGGAAGAGTATTTCATATGATACAACTTTGGGTAGATTTACCAAGAGAATATAAGATGACAAATCCAAGATATCAAACATTGTTAAAAGGAGATATGGGAAAAGTTATTTTAGAAAATAATATAGGGGAAATAGATGTTTATGCAGGAGAAGTTAAAGGAGTAAAAGGACCAGCTAAAACATTTTCACCAATAAATATGTATAAATTAACTTTAAATCAAACAGGAAAAGTTGAATTAAATGAACCAGTTAATTTTAACACAGGAGCATTAGTAGTAAGTGGTTCTATTAAAGTAAATGAAGAAAAAATATTAGAACAAGGAGAATTTATATTATTTGAAAATAAAGAAGGAACTATAAATTTTGAAGCTTTGTCAGAAGAAGCAATGATGGTTGTGTTAAGTGGAGAACCATTAAATCAACCTGTTGTTGCCTATGGACCTTTTGTTATGACAACAGAAGAAGATATAATACAAGCAAACATAGATTTTCAGCAAGGATTATTTGGTACAAGCAAATTTTAA